From Verrucomicrobia bacterium S94, the proteins below share one genomic window:
- the argB gene encoding acetylglutamate kinase: protein MERYIEKAAGLIEALPFIQQFRGETVVVKLGGSIMESEEGYSRIMQDIAFMECIGMHPVVVHGGGKAISRAMKEADIAPNFVQGLRVSDEATVQVVEQVLNHEVNPHLVEIIQQFQGKARGIHGEDIISVEKLEGIDGNNEPVDWGYVGKVTHVDIEPIQAYLKSEIVPVITPLGQGPDGHLYNINADDAATAVAVALKARKLVFLTDVPGLLLDPEDKSSVISSLHLSEVDELIERGVIAGGMLPKIKGMVGAVKSGIRKAHIIDSSLAHSLLLELFTSEGVGTEITE from the coding sequence ATGGAAAGATATATCGAAAAAGCCGCAGGGCTGATTGAAGCCCTTCCGTTTATCCAGCAGTTCCGTGGTGAGACCGTGGTGGTGAAGCTGGGTGGCAGCATTATGGAGAGTGAAGAGGGCTACAGCCGCATCATGCAGGATATTGCTTTTATGGAATGCATCGGTATGCATCCGGTTGTGGTACATGGTGGCGGCAAGGCGATTTCGCGGGCGATGAAGGAGGCGGATATTGCGCCGAATTTTGTGCAGGGGCTGCGGGTTAGTGATGAAGCTACCGTACAGGTGGTGGAACAGGTGTTGAATCATGAGGTGAATCCGCATCTTGTGGAGATTATCCAGCAGTTTCAGGGCAAAGCGCGCGGGATTCATGGTGAAGATATTATCAGCGTAGAAAAACTGGAGGGTATCGACGGAAATAATGAACCGGTGGACTGGGGCTATGTCGGTAAGGTGACCCATGTGGATATTGAACCTATTCAGGCCTATCTGAAATCTGAAATTGTTCCGGTGATCACTCCGCTCGGTCAAGGTCCTGACGGGCATCTTTACAATATTAATGCCGATGATGCCGCAACGGCTGTGGCGGTTGCGCTGAAAGCCCGGAAGCTGGTCTTTCTGACAGATGTTCCGGGATTGCTGCTGGATCCGGAGGATAAATCGTCGGTTATTTCATCGCTTCATCTCAGTGAGGTGGACGAGCTGATTGAGCGCGGAGTGATTGCGGGCGGTATGCTGCCAAAGATCAAAGGAATGGTCGGGGCGGTGAAATCGGGCATTAGAAAGGCTCATATTATTGATTCTTCTCTGGCGCATTCCTTATTGCTGGAGCTGTTTACATCAGAGGGTGTGGGAACCGAAATTACGGAGTAG
- the argJ gene encoding bifunctional glutamate N-acetyltransferase/amino-acid acetyltransferase ArgJ gives MYSEIHLPKGFKCAGIAAGIKPASVKDMALILSEKPAASAGVFTTNQICAAPVKVCRAHLAHGVARAIVMNSGIANACTGSEGLVAAKDMAAETARVIGCEPQEVFVCSTGKIGPQLPLDKIIPGIKTLFESAGAGNVQGCAEAMMTTDTRPKVSVAELNIGDKPVKIVGFAKGAGMIEPNMATMLSYITTDAAVEQHALQAALKKAVDGSFNRISIDGDQSTNDTVLALANGAAENPPLNEHSRDWSVFTEALESVCFELAMMIVHDGEGADKFVTVQVKGAASHEDAELAARAVANSMLNKTAWAGTHPDWGRIMDSIGYSKAKVVEERVDIFYDDMQAVAGGCHSGVAQEDLIKVVSQTDFAITINLHIGDGEAVVYTCNCTEEYVRINY, from the coding sequence ATGTATTCAGAAATCCATTTGCCGAAAGGCTTCAAATGCGCAGGTATTGCCGCCGGAATTAAACCGGCGAGTGTAAAAGATATGGCGTTGATCCTTTCGGAGAAGCCCGCCGCCTCGGCCGGTGTGTTTACGACGAATCAGATTTGTGCCGCACCGGTCAAGGTGTGCCGGGCGCATTTAGCGCACGGCGTGGCCCGTGCAATTGTGATGAACAGCGGAATTGCGAATGCATGTACCGGCTCGGAGGGGCTGGTTGCAGCCAAGGATATGGCGGCTGAGACGGCCAGGGTGATCGGCTGCGAGCCGCAGGAGGTTTTTGTCTGTTCCACGGGCAAGATCGGTCCGCAGTTGCCGCTGGATAAAATTATTCCGGGTATTAAAACGCTTTTTGAGTCGGCCGGAGCCGGGAATGTTCAGGGCTGCGCCGAAGCAATGATGACAACGGATACGCGGCCGAAGGTTTCTGTTGCCGAATTGAATATCGGGGATAAACCGGTGAAGATTGTCGGTTTTGCCAAAGGCGCCGGGATGATTGAGCCGAATATGGCCACGATGCTGTCATACATCACAACGGATGCAGCGGTAGAGCAGCATGCTTTGCAGGCCGCGCTGAAAAAGGCGGTCGATGGAAGTTTCAACCGGATTTCGATTGATGGGGACCAGAGTACCAACGATACCGTGCTGGCGCTGGCCAACGGTGCGGCGGAAAATCCGCCGTTGAATGAACATTCGCGTGATTGGAGCGTATTTACCGAAGCTCTGGAGAGTGTGTGTTTTGAGTTGGCAATGATGATTGTGCACGACGGTGAGGGTGCGGATAAATTTGTAACCGTACAGGTGAAAGGTGCGGCGTCGCATGAGGATGCGGAGCTGGCGGCCCGGGCAGTGGCCAATTCCATGCTGAACAAAACGGCCTGGGCCGGAACGCACCCGGACTGGGGCAGGATTATGGATTCCATCGGCTATTCAAAGGCAAAGGTTGTCGAAGAGCGGGTGGATATTTTTTATGACGATATGCAGGCGGTAGCCGGTGGCTGTCATTCAGGGGTTGCACAAGAGGATTTGATTAAGGTGGTTTCGCAGACTGATTTTGCTATAACCATCAATCTGCACATTGGGGACGGGGAGGCCGTGGTTTATACCTGCAACTGCACAGAGGAATATGTGCGCATCAATTATTGA
- a CDS encoding 30S ribosomal protein S9, which yields MAKDTLTLAATGRRKTSVARVRMTEGSGSITVNGLESDKYFNTALQQEMLKKPFEAAGVTGKYDVIASVKGGGKSGQCDAVVHAVSRALAASDDELKAVLKKAGFLTRDSRMKERKKPGQPGARKRFQFSKR from the coding sequence ATGGCAAAAGATACTCTGACATTAGCCGCAACCGGACGTCGCAAGACTTCTGTTGCACGTGTACGCATGACTGAGGGTTCCGGTTCCATCACCGTTAACGGCCTTGAGTCTGATAAATATTTCAACACCGCCCTTCAGCAGGAAATGCTCAAGAAGCCTTTCGAGGCGGCCGGTGTGACCGGTAAATACGATGTTATTGCATCCGTTAAGGGTGGCGGCAAATCCGGTCAGTGCGATGCTGTGGTTCATGCGGTGTCCCGTGCGCTGGCCGCTTCCGATGATGAGTTGAAGGCGGTTCTGAAAAAGGCCGGTTTCCTGACGCGTGATTCGCGAATGAAAGAACGTAAAAAACCGGGTCAGCCGGGTGCGCGTAAACGCTTCCAGTTCTCCAAACGTTAA
- a CDS encoding 50S ribosomal protein L13, which translates to MKTFMPKEADIVRDWYVVDATDKPAGRLAVVIADALRGRDKPTYTPHVDTGAFVVVVNADKIKLTGNKENNKIYQDYSGYSSGRTETKAKDIREKNPERIITQAVKGMLPANRQSRQTLKRLKVYAGGEHPHAAQQVKELALNF; encoded by the coding sequence ATGAAAACTTTTATGCCCAAAGAGGCTGACATTGTACGCGACTGGTATGTTGTCGATGCTACCGACAAGCCGGCTGGCCGTCTGGCTGTGGTTATTGCCGACGCGCTTCGTGGTCGTGACAAGCCTACTTATACGCCGCACGTTGACACCGGCGCCTTTGTTGTTGTGGTTAATGCTGATAAAATTAAGCTGACCGGCAACAAAGAGAATAACAAAATCTATCAGGATTATTCCGGATACTCCAGTGGCCGCACTGAAACAAAGGCCAAAGACATCCGCGAAAAGAATCCGGAACGTATCATCACCCAGGCGGTTAAAGGCATGCTGCCGGCCAACCGTCAGTCCCGTCAGACGCTCAAGCGTCTGAAGGTCTATGCCGGCGGTGAGCATCCGCATGCGGCGCAGCAGGTGAAAGAACTGGCCCTCAACTTCTAA